One Chanodichthys erythropterus isolate Z2021 chromosome 10, ASM2448905v1, whole genome shotgun sequence DNA segment encodes these proteins:
- the tmem120aa gene encoding ion channel TACAN → MLFNPTGLIECLQEWEDLEKDYQQVQETHRLYKQKLEEVSKLQDSCSSSIARQRKKLKDLSESLEECKATVNPEDVNKIDEIQDSIKERPNVFFEMEAFLPKKNELYLSLVLGNVNVTLLNKQAKFAYKDEYEKFKLYLTSLLLLFSFTCRFLVSYRVVDALFNFLLVWYYCTLTIRESILINNGSKIKGWWVFQHYVSTFLSGVMLTWPDGELYQIFRNQFLSYSMYINFVQFLQYYYQSGCLYRLRALGERHNMDLTVEGFQSWMWRGLTFLLPFLFLGHFFQLYNGITLFQMAQLPEWKEWQVLMCGSTFLVLFMGNFFTTLGVVYHKYMDQDKAKAL, encoded by the exons ATGTTATTTAACCCGACTGGTTTGATCGAATGTTTACAAGAATGGGAGGACTTGGAAAAAGACTATCAACAGGTTCAG GAAACACATCGACTTTACAAACAGAAGCTGGAGGAGGTTTCAAAATTACAGGACAGCTGTTCCTCTTCTATTGCACGGCAGAGGAAAAAGTTAAAGGACCTTTCTGAATCCCTGGAGGA ATGCAAAGCCACAGTGAATCCAGAAGATGTAAATAAAATAGACGAGATCCAAGATTCCATAAAAGAAAGACCAAATGTCTTTTTTGAGATGGAGGCCTTCCTGCCAAAGAAAAATGA GTTATACCTCAGTCTTGTTCTTGGAAATGTAAATGTTACACTCCTTAACAAGCAGGCCAA GTTTGCCTATAAAGACGAGTATGAGAAGTTCAAACTATACTTGACTAGTCTGCTCTTGTTGTTCTCATTCACCTGCCGGTTTCTGGTCAGTTACAG GGTTGTAGATGCACTCTTCAACTTCCTGCTGGTGTGGTATTACTGTACATTGACAATAAGAGAGAGCATCCTCATTAATAACGGCTCAAA GATCAAGGGCTGGTGGGTGTTTCAACACTATGTCTCAACCTTTCTCTCTGGAGTAATGCTGACCTG GCCTGATGGTGAACTATACCAGATATTCAGAAATCAGTTCCTGTCATACTCCATGTACATAA ATTTTGTTCAGTTTCTCCAGTACTACTACCAGAGTGGCTGCTTATATAGACTCAGAGCTCTTGGAGAAAGACATAACATGGACCTTACAGTTG AAGGGTTTCAGTCTTGGATGTGGAGGGGTCTGACTTTTCTCCTGCCGTTCCTTTTCTTGGGCCAT TTCTtccagctttataatggaatTACACTCTTCCAAATGGCCCAGCTTCCAGAATGGAAAGAGTGGCAG GTTCTCATGTGTGGCTCTACTTTCCTTGTTTTGTTCATGGGAAACTTCTTCACTACTCTTGGTGTTGTTTACCACAAATACATGGATCAGGACAAAGCTAAAGCTTTATAA
- the styxl1 gene encoding serine/threonine/tyrosine-interacting-like protein 1, which produces MAGKVLCEATKLYNILNQYTHLPRLAESNYLFLIDTRAAESYNLSHIITARNAKWDFDGKFIMPMDVEIDSMKYIIVYDSNTHSLLDSGPAIDCADCLEKASRFPVQILNGGYEKFSALYPFLRTHKILYSIRELESLNPYPVEILPGQLYMGDYRQATNPQILKDLKLNALVNVSDECSLMFKKANCTVLHVRIADSPEANLATSFERMCVFIGSHINTASSVLIFSTLGRSRCCAVAMAYIMHHLKYTLKEAWNHIQQCKANMRPNRGFVQQLSDWELHTVGTRVTDISEPNY; this is translated from the exons ATGGCTGGAAAAGTTCTCTGTGAGGCAACAAAACTGTACAACATCCTAAATCAATACACTCATTTACCAAGGCTTGCAGAGAGCAACTACCTTTTTCTGATAG ATACACGTGCAGCAGAATCATATAACTTAAGTCACATCATTACTGCTAGAAATGCAAAATGG GATTTTGACGGAAAGTTTATTATGCCCATGGATGTTGAGATTGATAGTATGAAGTACATCATTGTTTATGACAGCAATACACATTCTCTGTTAGATTCAG GACCGGCCATAGACTGTGCAGACTGCTTAGAAAAAGCGAGCCGCTTTCCTGTTCAGATTCTTAATGGGGGTTATGAGAAGTTTTCTGCACTCTATCCTTTCCTAAGAACGCACAAGATTCTTTACAGTATTAGG GAATTGGAGAGCTTGAATCCCTATCCTGTGGAAATCTTACCTGGCCAGCTTTACATGGGTGATTATAGGCAGGCCACAAACCCTCAAATCCTTAAAGATCTGAAGCTGAATGCACTTGTCAATGTCTCTGATGAATGCAGTCTAAT GTTTAAAAAGGCAAACTGCACTGTCCTACACGTCCGAATTGCAGATTCTCCAGAGGCAAATTTAGCCACTTCATTTGAGAGAATGTGTGTTTTTATTG GTTCACATATCAATACTGCTTCTTCTGTTTTGATATTCTCTACTCTTGGGAGAAGCCGATGCTGTGCTGTAGCAATGGCATATATTATGCATCACCTGAAATACACACTTAAG GAGGCGTGGAATCATATTCAGCAGTGCAAAGCCAACATGAGGCCAAATCGAGGATTTGTGCAGCAACTTTCTGACTGGGAACTTCACACTGTTGGGACAAGAGTGACAGATATTTCAGAACCCAACTACTGA
- the prr11 gene encoding proline-rich protein 11 produces the protein MGGFRGLGCDFLRRRKRNGSSRRWAMKSKKPLGASAAPTAPVPDNKTKVDIMEETSVQATKQLSSTLSIRAMFSAVGSVMQKCRKTINQISCGFLNVFLFWRGYAERVESLHQKVEELQREISLLHSTLKLSQEAKSSGGHREMPDGVQHSTPPTLSLPPPPPPPPPPPPPPPQILLTLAAPKVSLIPKKTAQTSSLKKQNGPVAVTLRDIQAVRLRKVTVGQKTQMTPERRSPLVTLADLQKVRLRRSNSNLPLKFRSSLSRTPTKNSMNLRVQLRKVNLMRSPGGTPLCNKENDVMDLSVDQSMTKGLGNKHLNALTKGLSPIKSF, from the exons ATGGGAGGATTCAGG GGCCTCGGCTGTGACTTTCTGCGGCGGAGGAAGAGAAATGGTAGCAGCCGACGCTGGGCGATGAAGAGCAAGAAGCCACTTGGGGCTTCTGCAGCACCAACGGCCCCTGT TCcagacaacaaaacaaaagtggaCATTATGGAGGAGACAAGTGTTCAAGCCACTAAACAACTGTCTTCAACACTAAGTATTAGAGCTATGTTTTCTGCAGTTGGAAGTGTTATGCAAAAATGCAGAAAGACAATTAATCAA atctctTGTGGCTTCCTGAATGTCTTCCTCTTCTGGAGGGGCTATGCAGAAAGAGTGGAATCCCTTCACCAAAAAGTAGAGGAGCTGCAAAGGGAAATATCACTATTGCATTCCACGTTGAAG ctgTCTCAAGAAGCCAAGAGTTCAGGTGGTCATCGTGAAATGCCTGATGGTGTTCAGCACTCTACACCTCCGACTCTctcccttcctcctcctcctcctcctccaccaccaccaccaccacctccTCCTCAAATTCTGTTGACACTTGCAGCTCCGAAAGTGTCCTTAATTCCcaaaaaaacagcacaaactAGCTCTCTGAAG AAGCAAAATGGCCCTGTTGCTGTGACTCTTCGAGATATTCAAGCAGTGCGATTAAGAAAAGTGACTGTAGGCCAAAAAACTCAG ATGACTCCAGAGAGAAGATCACCACTGGTCACACTTGCAGACTTGCAGAAAGTCCGTTTACGACGCTCCAATTCTAACCTTCCCTTAAAGTTTAGGTCAAGCCTTAGCAG GACGCCAACCAAAAATTCTATGAATCTTCGGGTACAGCTCCGAAAAGTCAACTTGATGAG GAGTCCTGGTGGCACACCGCTGTGTAACAAAGAGAATGATGTGATGGATTTAAGCGTGGATCAAAGTATGACCAAAGGGTTAGGAAACAAGCATCTG AATGCTTTAACAAAAGGACTATCACCAATCAAGTCTTTCTAA
- the smg8 gene encoding nonsense-mediated mRNA decay factor SMG8 isoform X1 — MYPLHQDSYFALSSTQATPTCFKMAVPMNIGALLQSEIIEDTGDKDEGVCVLGIFGKSAMQPGSAKDSLINTLADKHIFSLFGNDDTDSPGGGTSMQAYYNQENRVLYLVLTSVLDNRQLIRACESLTVGLGHAEAHEFWKTAEKDHCLQLLYLFSLCHVLLLVHPTCSFDVTYDRMFRALDALRQKALPLLRAAIKDSPISKEWKLNCRPCPPRLLFVFQMNGALRVGSSGMGGNGTDGSGGDKPKKHSPRRRLQHALEDQIYRIFRKSRVLTNQSSNCLFTVPANQAFVYVVPGPDEDPISSLLGHLRSNCVLRENEGGPPVPGQRRYQQMRHSNRQPSFNVESSLSSGGQLVDCTLKEFLWQHVELVLTKKGFDDSVGRNPQPSHFELPTYSKWVHVAYRLYQVMIENSEDDAAEISLKVQGQLKVLEGFLDADAKFSENRCQKALPLAHSAYQSNLPHNYTTTVHKNQLAQALRVYSQHARGVAFQRYALQLHEDCYKFWSNGHQLCEERSLTDQHCVHKFHLLPKPGEKPEMDHNPPILYHNSRGRSTSSCNCGKKQSPREDPFDIQAANYDFYQMLEEKCCGKLERINFPVFQASTPDPAPASDEVPRPVEVPPSGEADRLKEKETSTHTPGESTSLSLALSLGQSTDSLGTYGDGAEGQEKRPSLVDRQPSTVEYLPGMLHSGCPKGLLPKFSSWSLVKLGPAKAYNSLTGLEQPGFLPGSAFLLPWDVVIRSRSEEDVGSLEPLDGGPASWPAPNKASAGKRGSAGGIGRGRRRDDVARAFVGFEYEDSRGRRFFSSGPDKVVKVLGQGGPKEPATRCLNSDMPLYIHSPAQGRGIKPHYAQLARLFVVVPDAPLEIVLNPQVQPGPPPCPIFHPEQPEVVLPPDGLWVLRFPYAYVTDRGPCYPPKENQPLANFRVLRGVLRANTASSTPQ; from the exons ATGTATCCGCTCCACCAGGACTCTTATTTTGCGCTGAGTTCAACACAAGCCACGCCCACTTGTTTCAAAATGGCGGTGCCCATGAATATTGGAGCACTGTTGCAGTCAGAAATAATAGAAGACACCGGCGACAAAGATGAGGGCGTTTGCGTATTGGGCATATTTGGGAAAAGCGCAATGCAACCCGGATCAGCCAAAGATTCTCTCATAAACACCTTAGCAGATAAACACATCTTCTCTCTCTTTGGGAACGACGACACTGACAGTCCAGGCGGAGGAACATCGATGCAAGCATATTATAATCAGGAGAACCGCGTGCTGTATCTCGTATTAACATCTGTTTTAGACAACCGCCAGCTTATTCGCGCGTGCGAGTCGCTGACGGTCGGTTTGGGTCATGCAGAAGCGCATGAGTTTTGGAAAACGGCAGAGAAGGACCACTGTTTGCAGCTTCTGTATCTCTTCTCGCTATGCCATGTTCTTCTGCTGGTTCATCCCACATGTTCGTTCGACGTCACTTACGATAGAATGTTTCGCGCTTTGGACGCGCTACGTCAGAAAGCGCTTCCACTGCTGCGCGCTGCGATTAAAGATTCACCCATATCAAAGGAATGGAAGTTAAACTGCCGGCCGTGCCCTCCACGTCTGCTATTTGTGTTCCAGATGAACGGAGCTCTCAGAGTGGGCTCCTCTGGCATGGGTGGGAATGGGACTGATGGTTCTGGAGGGGATAAACCCAAAAAACACTCCCCTAGAAGGCGGCTGCAGCATGCTCTGGAAGATCAGATATACAGGATATTCAGGAAAAGTCGTGTACTGACCAACCAGAGTAGTAATTGTCTCTTTACAGTTCCAGCCAACCAGGCTTTTGTATATGTAGTGCCAGGACCAGACGAGGACCCTATCAGCTCTCTGCTGGGTCACCTGCGGTCCAACTGTGTCCTCAGAGAGAACGAAGGCGGTCCACCTGTGCCCGGGCAAAGGCGGTACCAACAGATGAGGCACTCTAACAGACAGCCCTCTTTCAATGTGGAAAGCAGTCTTTCCTCAGGAGGGCAGTTGGTGGACTGCACTTTAAAAGAGTTCCTTTGGCAGCATGTCGAACTTGTATTGACCAAGAAAGGTTTTGATGACAGTGTAGGTCGCAATCCACAGCCATCCCACTTTGAGCTGCCCACTTATTCCAAGTGGGTGCATGTTGCGTACAGACTTTATCAGGTCATGATTGAGAACAGTGAGGATGATGCAGCTGAGATCTCCCTCAAGGTGCAGGGTCAGCTGAAAGTGCTGGAGGGGTTTCTTGACGCAGATGCGAAGTTCTCGGAAAACAGGTGTCAGAAAGCATTGCCCCTGGCTCACAGTGCGTACCAGTCAAACCTTCCTCATAATTACACCACCACAGTGCACAAGAATCAACTGGCACAGGCACTGCGAGTGTACAGCCAGCATGCAAGGGGGGTCGCCTTTCAAAGATACGCCTTGCAGCTCCATGAGGATTGCTACAAGTTCTGGAGTAACGGGCATCAGCTCTGTGAGGAGCGCAGCCTTACGGATCAGCACTGCGTGCACAAGTTTCATCTGCTGCCAAAGCCAG GAGAGAAGCCAGAAATGGACCATAACCCACCTATTCTATACCACAATAGCAGGGGTCGCTCTACAAGTTCCTGTAACTGTGGTAAGAAGCAGTCTCCAAGAGAAGATCCATTCGACATCCAGGCTGCCAACTACGACTTCTATCAA ATGCTTGAGGAGAAATGTTGTGGAAAGTTGGAGCGCATCAATTTCCCGGTGTTCCAAGCCAGCACACCTGACCCTGCTCCTGCCAGCGATGAGGTGCCCAGACCTGTAGAGGTACCTCCATCGGGCGAAGCTGATCGTCTAAAGGAGAAAGAGACTAGCACTCACACACCTGGTGAAAGCACAAGTCTAAGTCTCGCCCTTAGCTTGGGCCAGTCAACGGACAGCCTTGGAACATATGGTGATGGAGCAGAAGGACAAGAGAAGAGGCCAAGCTTGGTGGACAGACAGCCCTCCACTGTGGAGTATCTTCCTGGCATGCTTCATTCTGGATGCCCAAAAGGACTGTTGCCCAAGTTCTCGAGTTGGTCCCTTGTTAAACTCGGTCCAGCTAAGGCCTATAACAGTCTCACTGGTTTAGAGCAACCTGGATTCCTCCCAGGCTCAGCTTTCCTCTTGCCCTGGGATGTTGTCATTCGAAGCCGATCAGAGGAAGATGTGGGATCGCTTGAGCCTCTAGATGGAGGCCCAGCCTCCTGGCCAGCACCAAATAAAGCATCCGCTGGAAAGCGAGGCAGCGCTGGAGGAATCGGACGAGGGCGCAGACGGGATGATGTAGCTCGTGCTTTTGTTGGTTTTGAGTATGAGGACAGCAGAGGGCGCCGCTTCTTTAGTTCTGGCCCTGATAAAGTTGTCAAAGTGCTTGGGCAAGGTGGACCAAAGGAACCTGCAACCAGATGCTTAAATTCTGACATGCCTTTATACATTCACTCTCCAGCTCAAGGACGAGGGATCAAGCCACACTACGCTCAGCTGGCTCGTCTTTTTGTCGTCGTTCCTGATGCTCCTCTTGAGATTGTCCTAAACCCACAG GTCCAGCCAGGTCCCCCTCCCTGTCCTATCTTCCATCCGGAGCAACCTGAGGTGGTGCTGCCCCCTGATGGACTCTGGGTGCTACGCTTCCCTTATGCCTACGTGACAGATCGTGGACCATGCTACCCTCCGAAGGAGAACCAGCCGCTGGCAAACTTCAGGGTGCTGAGAGGCGTTCTGCGTGCCAACACTGCTAGTTCAACTCCACagtaa
- the smg8 gene encoding nonsense-mediated mRNA decay factor SMG8 isoform X2 yields the protein MAVPMNIGALLQSEIIEDTGDKDEGVCVLGIFGKSAMQPGSAKDSLINTLADKHIFSLFGNDDTDSPGGGTSMQAYYNQENRVLYLVLTSVLDNRQLIRACESLTVGLGHAEAHEFWKTAEKDHCLQLLYLFSLCHVLLLVHPTCSFDVTYDRMFRALDALRQKALPLLRAAIKDSPISKEWKLNCRPCPPRLLFVFQMNGALRVGSSGMGGNGTDGSGGDKPKKHSPRRRLQHALEDQIYRIFRKSRVLTNQSSNCLFTVPANQAFVYVVPGPDEDPISSLLGHLRSNCVLRENEGGPPVPGQRRYQQMRHSNRQPSFNVESSLSSGGQLVDCTLKEFLWQHVELVLTKKGFDDSVGRNPQPSHFELPTYSKWVHVAYRLYQVMIENSEDDAAEISLKVQGQLKVLEGFLDADAKFSENRCQKALPLAHSAYQSNLPHNYTTTVHKNQLAQALRVYSQHARGVAFQRYALQLHEDCYKFWSNGHQLCEERSLTDQHCVHKFHLLPKPGEKPEMDHNPPILYHNSRGRSTSSCNCGKKQSPREDPFDIQAANYDFYQMLEEKCCGKLERINFPVFQASTPDPAPASDEVPRPVEVPPSGEADRLKEKETSTHTPGESTSLSLALSLGQSTDSLGTYGDGAEGQEKRPSLVDRQPSTVEYLPGMLHSGCPKGLLPKFSSWSLVKLGPAKAYNSLTGLEQPGFLPGSAFLLPWDVVIRSRSEEDVGSLEPLDGGPASWPAPNKASAGKRGSAGGIGRGRRRDDVARAFVGFEYEDSRGRRFFSSGPDKVVKVLGQGGPKEPATRCLNSDMPLYIHSPAQGRGIKPHYAQLARLFVVVPDAPLEIVLNPQVQPGPPPCPIFHPEQPEVVLPPDGLWVLRFPYAYVTDRGPCYPPKENQPLANFRVLRGVLRANTASSTPQ from the exons ATGGCGGTGCCCATGAATATTGGAGCACTGTTGCAGTCAGAAATAATAGAAGACACCGGCGACAAAGATGAGGGCGTTTGCGTATTGGGCATATTTGGGAAAAGCGCAATGCAACCCGGATCAGCCAAAGATTCTCTCATAAACACCTTAGCAGATAAACACATCTTCTCTCTCTTTGGGAACGACGACACTGACAGTCCAGGCGGAGGAACATCGATGCAAGCATATTATAATCAGGAGAACCGCGTGCTGTATCTCGTATTAACATCTGTTTTAGACAACCGCCAGCTTATTCGCGCGTGCGAGTCGCTGACGGTCGGTTTGGGTCATGCAGAAGCGCATGAGTTTTGGAAAACGGCAGAGAAGGACCACTGTTTGCAGCTTCTGTATCTCTTCTCGCTATGCCATGTTCTTCTGCTGGTTCATCCCACATGTTCGTTCGACGTCACTTACGATAGAATGTTTCGCGCTTTGGACGCGCTACGTCAGAAAGCGCTTCCACTGCTGCGCGCTGCGATTAAAGATTCACCCATATCAAAGGAATGGAAGTTAAACTGCCGGCCGTGCCCTCCACGTCTGCTATTTGTGTTCCAGATGAACGGAGCTCTCAGAGTGGGCTCCTCTGGCATGGGTGGGAATGGGACTGATGGTTCTGGAGGGGATAAACCCAAAAAACACTCCCCTAGAAGGCGGCTGCAGCATGCTCTGGAAGATCAGATATACAGGATATTCAGGAAAAGTCGTGTACTGACCAACCAGAGTAGTAATTGTCTCTTTACAGTTCCAGCCAACCAGGCTTTTGTATATGTAGTGCCAGGACCAGACGAGGACCCTATCAGCTCTCTGCTGGGTCACCTGCGGTCCAACTGTGTCCTCAGAGAGAACGAAGGCGGTCCACCTGTGCCCGGGCAAAGGCGGTACCAACAGATGAGGCACTCTAACAGACAGCCCTCTTTCAATGTGGAAAGCAGTCTTTCCTCAGGAGGGCAGTTGGTGGACTGCACTTTAAAAGAGTTCCTTTGGCAGCATGTCGAACTTGTATTGACCAAGAAAGGTTTTGATGACAGTGTAGGTCGCAATCCACAGCCATCCCACTTTGAGCTGCCCACTTATTCCAAGTGGGTGCATGTTGCGTACAGACTTTATCAGGTCATGATTGAGAACAGTGAGGATGATGCAGCTGAGATCTCCCTCAAGGTGCAGGGTCAGCTGAAAGTGCTGGAGGGGTTTCTTGACGCAGATGCGAAGTTCTCGGAAAACAGGTGTCAGAAAGCATTGCCCCTGGCTCACAGTGCGTACCAGTCAAACCTTCCTCATAATTACACCACCACAGTGCACAAGAATCAACTGGCACAGGCACTGCGAGTGTACAGCCAGCATGCAAGGGGGGTCGCCTTTCAAAGATACGCCTTGCAGCTCCATGAGGATTGCTACAAGTTCTGGAGTAACGGGCATCAGCTCTGTGAGGAGCGCAGCCTTACGGATCAGCACTGCGTGCACAAGTTTCATCTGCTGCCAAAGCCAG GAGAGAAGCCAGAAATGGACCATAACCCACCTATTCTATACCACAATAGCAGGGGTCGCTCTACAAGTTCCTGTAACTGTGGTAAGAAGCAGTCTCCAAGAGAAGATCCATTCGACATCCAGGCTGCCAACTACGACTTCTATCAA ATGCTTGAGGAGAAATGTTGTGGAAAGTTGGAGCGCATCAATTTCCCGGTGTTCCAAGCCAGCACACCTGACCCTGCTCCTGCCAGCGATGAGGTGCCCAGACCTGTAGAGGTACCTCCATCGGGCGAAGCTGATCGTCTAAAGGAGAAAGAGACTAGCACTCACACACCTGGTGAAAGCACAAGTCTAAGTCTCGCCCTTAGCTTGGGCCAGTCAACGGACAGCCTTGGAACATATGGTGATGGAGCAGAAGGACAAGAGAAGAGGCCAAGCTTGGTGGACAGACAGCCCTCCACTGTGGAGTATCTTCCTGGCATGCTTCATTCTGGATGCCCAAAAGGACTGTTGCCCAAGTTCTCGAGTTGGTCCCTTGTTAAACTCGGTCCAGCTAAGGCCTATAACAGTCTCACTGGTTTAGAGCAACCTGGATTCCTCCCAGGCTCAGCTTTCCTCTTGCCCTGGGATGTTGTCATTCGAAGCCGATCAGAGGAAGATGTGGGATCGCTTGAGCCTCTAGATGGAGGCCCAGCCTCCTGGCCAGCACCAAATAAAGCATCCGCTGGAAAGCGAGGCAGCGCTGGAGGAATCGGACGAGGGCGCAGACGGGATGATGTAGCTCGTGCTTTTGTTGGTTTTGAGTATGAGGACAGCAGAGGGCGCCGCTTCTTTAGTTCTGGCCCTGATAAAGTTGTCAAAGTGCTTGGGCAAGGTGGACCAAAGGAACCTGCAACCAGATGCTTAAATTCTGACATGCCTTTATACATTCACTCTCCAGCTCAAGGACGAGGGATCAAGCCACACTACGCTCAGCTGGCTCGTCTTTTTGTCGTCGTTCCTGATGCTCCTCTTGAGATTGTCCTAAACCCACAG GTCCAGCCAGGTCCCCCTCCCTGTCCTATCTTCCATCCGGAGCAACCTGAGGTGGTGCTGCCCCCTGATGGACTCTGGGTGCTACGCTTCCCTTATGCCTACGTGACAGATCGTGGACCATGCTACCCTCCGAAGGAGAACCAGCCGCTGGCAAACTTCAGGGTGCTGAGAGGCGTTCTGCGTGCCAACACTGCTAGTTCAACTCCACagtaa